The Effusibacillus pohliae DSM 22757 genome segment TTTCATGTTGTTCCAGAAAATCGAGTGCAGATAATGGCCTGCCCCGTGGAACGCTGCCTCTCTCTCCCAATGCCGGATCAGGTTGAAATCTCCGGTTTCGCGCGCTTTCTGCATTTCTTTTTCCGCTTTGTTCAAGCCGTCGACGTAACTTTTGTGGTGTTTGGTATGGTGGATGCGCATCGTTTTTTCGTCAATATGCGGCTCGAGAGCGTCGTATTCGTAAGGCAGCGGGGGCAGGACGTGTTCCCCGATCGGCACCGGGCGATACGCCGCTTCCGCATGTTGTTCGGCAAACCTTGTTTGCCCGTGGCAATTTTGACCGTGAACCAACTGGAAGTGAGGCCGGACCATATGTTTTTCCAAAAAACGGATGAACTCTGCGTGCATATCCGTACCTTGCCGCAGCAGTGCATGCGTCGCCGGGGAAATCGTATAGAACCAACCTGTCCGTTCCGCATTCCTTTGTTCTTCCGCTTGTTTTCGCAGCCACGAAAATTGCCGGAGCCATTCGTCCAGCTGTTCTTTCAACGCATCCGAATCGGCCCATTTTCTTTGCAGATTGGAGATGTATTTTTCCTGATGGCGCGCCCAATAGATGATATGATTCAACCATTGTGTCTCGGCTGACGAGGGAAACATGAGTCATTCCATCCTCCTGTCACGGTTTGGGATACCAGCCTCCATTTCACGGTATGTAACGATGGGCGTTTTGGGTACTGATCAGGGTTTCGGTGCAGGGGACGGTTCAAATGTGAAATTTTTGTGAAAGTTTGTTAATATTACAATAAGATCGGAAATACGCTAGAAACACAACCTTTTTCGGGGAGTGGTGGCGGTGAAGGGACGTCTGCTGGCCGTGTTTGTAGTCTCCTTGGTGTTATGGGCGGGATTGGTCTATCTGTCACGCTGACAACAGCATGAAAAAATTCGCGGGGAGGCGATTGCATGATGGCGAAAAGCGGAACGCTCGTCTATCTCTGTACCGTCTGCAACGAGCCGTATTTTGCGGATCGGTCGACCGAGTTTTTGCTGTTGCAGAAAGACGGTTTTGAGTGCAAAACGTGCGGACAGTATTCGAGTTTTACCGAGGAATTGAAAGACCATATCCGGGCCGGATGGCGGCAAAAAGGGTGATTTTGACGACGCACCGGTCGGGGGACCGGTGGAAGGCGGTTCTCGGTTTGCAAGAGCCTGCGGGCTCTTTTTTCTGTAACTGCCGTATTGTGACTGCTTTATAATGGAGGCGGAGGGGAGTGTATGTTTCAAACGCATGGGGTGAATCACATTACGATTTTCGTTCGGGATTTGGATCGGTCGTTGGAGTTTTATACGAAAATCTTGCGGATGAAGGTGGTGCGACAGGGGGGCGATTATGCTTACCTGGAATCGGGGACGACCTGGTTTTGCATCGCGCAAAAACCTTCCGGCCGGCAGGTGTGCGACCGGATTGGTGTCAACCATCTTGCGCTGACGGTCAGTGCCGAGGAATTTGAAGAGGCGGTTGCCCATTTGCGTGAAAATCAGATACCGATCGTACGCGGGCCGGTGATTCGCGGGATCGGCAAAACGATCAATTTTTTGGATCCGGACGGATTGCAGTGGGAGTTTCACACATCCAATCTGGCAGAACGAATGACTGTCATCGAACAGATGGAACGACAAAACGGATAGCAGGGGAGCGGGAATGCGGTGCCAAACATCTGGACCCATTTGATTTTCGGACGGGAAGTGCTGCGGACGATCGGCCGTGCGGATCTGGCTGCCGGGGAGACGATCAACGTATTTCATCTGGGGTGCCAAGGACCGGATTTTTTGTTCTACCACAACTTTCTGCCATGGCAGAAGGATACCCGGCTGAACGAACTGGGGCAGGCGATTCATCTTCGCCATTGCGGACCTTTCCTGCTTGAGCTGGTGCGGACAGTGCGAGGAAGGCCGCTGCAGGATCCGGCTGTGATCTACATGCTCGGGTTTCTTACCCATCATGTCCTGGACCGCAACATGCATCCGTACATTCATTACAAGGCGGGGTATGCAAGGTGGAATCATCAGCGGCTGGAGGTGATTCTGGACACGCTGTTTGCGAAAAAATATTTGACGGTTGACACTTCGACCACCCCGGTCTGGAGACAGTTTTACACCGGCCGCGATTTGCCCACGGACGTGGCCAGGATGCTGCAGTGGGCGGCGGCCAAGTTTTTCCCGGAGCTGGCGGGCGGCATCCGGGAAGCCGACTGGGTGGACGCCTACCGGGACATGGTGCGGGCGTGGCAAATTTTTCACGATCCGACCGGTATCAAAAGGATTCTCACATGCGGCAGGATTGATCCGTTTGTCTACAAACGGAGAATCGCCCCGCTCGATTATCTGAACGAGGCGAAACAGGTCTGGCACCATCCGGCTGCGCTGGAAGAGAGTCGCACCGACAGCGTATGGGAGCTGTGGGAACAGGCGCTGGCGGATGGAGCGGCGGTGCTGCAGGCAGTGGTCGAATGCCTGGAACAGGCGTGCGCAACGGGCGAATCGCCGAGTGAAGCGCGACTGGCGGAGGCGATTGGCAACTTGTCGTACGACACCGGTAAACCTTGCGACAGCGGGCTGGAACCTCGCTACGCGAATCCGCTTTTTTGATCCAGTGCCTCACATCGGCTGCGAATCGCTTGGCGCCGATTCGACCGGAGGCGGGGATACCACGTTTGGTTCGGGTTTCCGCAGCGCCTCCCGCCGCCCTTTCATCAGGTCGACGCGGGTCAGCAGGGCGATTCCGGCGAGGAAGAACAGCACCAGCGAAAAGATGCCCATCCGGCTGGACGAGGTAAGCTGTCCGACGAGGGCGAAGGCAAACGGCCCGAAGATCGACGCGAATTTGCTCGAGATATTGAGAAACCCGAAAAATTCGGCAGAGCGCCCAACCGGCACCAGATTGCTGTAGATCGAACGGGCGACCGCCTGGCTGCCTCCCTGCACGAATCCGACCATGATCGCCAGCATGTAAAAGTGCAGGGCCGTTTGCATAAAGTAGCCGAGCACCACGATCACCACATAGATGAGGAGCGACACATACAGGGACGCTTTCGACCCCAGCCGCTCGGCCAATTTTCCGAACAGGAGCGTAAAGGGAATCCCCACGAACTGGGTGATCAGCAGGGCGGCGATCAGATCGCCTGTGCCAATCCCGATTTCCCGTCCGTAAATTGTAGCCATCGTGATGATTGTGTTAATTCCGTCGTTAAAAAACCAGAACGCGACGATAAACTTCACCAGTTCCGGATAATGCGCCAATTCCTTCAGCGTGCGCCAGGTACGCGAAAAGCCGGCTTTGGCATACCGGGAGACCGTCAGTCCCGTTTGCACGGGGCGATCCTTGACATGGCGAAACAGGGGCAAGGAGAACAGGAACCACCAAACGCTGACACTGGCGAACGATACGTAGGTGGCTGTCAGGGAATCGGGGAGCAGAAACCAAGCGGGCTTCTGGATCATTGCCAGGTTGACGGCCAGTAAGATCCCGCCGCCGATATACCCGAACGCATACCCTTTCGCTGAGATATAGTCCCTTTTTTCAGGCGGAACCAGGTCGGTCAGCAGCGCGTCATAGAACGTGTTGCCGCCGGAAAAGCCGAGTGTGCCTAGGATCAGCAAAACGGAAGCGAGCAGATAATCCCCTTCGTCCACCAGCACAAACAACAGGGAGGAAATGACGCCGAGATAAGTAAAAAAGCGCAGGAAGCGGACTTTTGAACCCGCCATGTCGGCGACCGCCCCTAGCACCGGCGACAAAATGGCAACCAGCAGCATGGCGATCGACTGCGTGTAACCCCAGTAGGAAGTTGCCGTCGTTTTGTCGAGCGTTTTCGCCGCCACATCGGTGTAAAAAATCGGTAGTACGGCTGCTATCATCGTCGTCACGAAGGCCGAATTGGCCCAGTCGTACATCACCCACCCGCGGACTGCTTTCCTGTCCATTGCAAGTTCTCCCCTCATAAAAATTCACAATATTTCCTATTGTTCTATTATACCGCGGTTTTGGAACTGGATGTGTGAAAATAAAAAACGCCCGTGTGTCGGGCTGTTTTTTCGCGGACTTATTTCAAACGCTGACTCACCAGCCGAATGATGTCCAGAATCTGCTCGCTGCTTTCCGCCTTTTCGATTTGTTCGATCAGCTCGCGCACCGTATTCTTTTTGGTGATCCAGGGTGAAGGCGCGACGTCCATGCTCAGCAGGCTCATGATTTGCACGAGACGCGCGCGAACGGCCTTTTTTGCCACTTGTATGTCAATGTTCTTGCCGTTTTTGATTTGTTCCAGCAAACGTTCCGCCAGTTCAATCGTTCCCTGCGTAGCGTGTTCTACATGAGTCATTGAAAATACCTCCAACGTTTTTCCATGTCACAAGTTTGCAAATCTATTGTACACTCTTTTGCGAGTTTCGACACGTTGTTTTGCAGAGGTGGTTCGGGTTGGCGGTTGCAAAATGGGGGCGCAGAGGAGAAGATAGAGGCAGGGAGTCGTGGGAGAAGGGAGAAACCATGCGATACAAAATCGTATTTTTCGACGTCGATGGGACGCTGCTTAATGAAAAAAAACAGATCCCGCTGGATGCGAAAGAGGCTGTTTGCAAGTTGAGGGAACGGGGCGTTGAGGTGGTGATCGCGACCGGCAGGGCTCCGTTTCACTGCCGGTCGATCGCAGAGGAACTGGGGATCGATTCGTTTGTCAGTTTCAACGGTTCCTATGTGGTATCCAAAGGGCAGCCGATTTATCAACGGATGATCGGGAAAGCGACATTGGAGTCGTTGGAGCAGTTTGCCCGAGAATGGGGCCATCCGCTTGTTTTCCTCGGCAGTCAGGAATGCTATTCGAATTGTGAACAGCATCCCCATGTCACCGCGTCGTTTGCAGCGCTGCAGCTGAAAGTTCCGCGCTATCGGCCGGATTACTGGAGGACATCGGACATCTATCAAGCGTTTCTCTATTGTGAAGCGCATGAGGAGCATCCCTACACCCGCCGCTTTTCCGACCTTTCGTTCATTCGCTGGCACCGGTTTGCAATGGATGTGCTGCCGGCCGGCGGATCGAAGGCGCGAGGGGTCGAAGCGATGCTCAAGCATCTTGGCCTATCGCCGTCAGAAGCGGTGGCATTCGGCGACGGGGTAAACGATAAAGAGATGTTGGCGTTTGTCGGAATGGGCATTGCGATGGGCAACGCGGACCGGGAAGTGAAACGGTTCGCCAAATTCGTGACCAAACATGTGAATGAAGGCGGCATCCGCTACGGACTGGAACAGATTCAGCTGCTGTAGATTTGACGTCTCGGGGCGTCCGCACTAAGCCGCTATGCTGCAGCAAAATTTTTTCCGGCAGGCAGGAACAAATCGCCGGTTTCGCGTATATACTATCTGCAAGCCAAAAATCGGATTTCATACAGATGGTGGCGAGGCATTATGAGAAGGTTGCAGCGGACAACCGAACAGATGCCCTGGAAAAACAGAGGCTGCATGGAAGGTACCAACTCCATGCAGCCCCTTTTGTTTTGCTAAAGCGGGAAAGGGGTAGACAGCTAACATGGTAACGGTAGACGGTTCCACTTTGCAATTGGAAGATGTGATCAAGGTCGCATGTGCCGGTGAGAAGGTTGCGATTTCGCCGGAAGCATGGGAGCGGGTGGCGCGCTGCCGGGCACGGGTCGAGCAGATGGTGGCCAATCGTGAGACGGTGTACGGCGTCACCACCGGTTTTGGAAAATTTGCCGATGTGTCGATTTCGCCCGGCGACGCCGAGCAGTTGCAAGCCAACCTGATCCGCAGCCACGCTTGCGCTGTGGGAACCGCATTGCCGCAGGATGTGGCGCGGGCGATCATGGTGCTGCGTGCGAATGCCTTGGCCAAGGGCTATTCGGGCATCTCGGAAGCAACATTGCGTTTGCTGGTCGATTGTTTGAACCATGGCGTGCATCCGGTGATTCCGGAGAAAGGATCGCTCGGCGCAAGCGGGGATTTGGCACCGCTGTCCCATCTGGCTCTGTTGTTGATGGGCGAGGGAGAAGCAAAGTTCCAAGGGAAGCGGATGCCTGCCCAGCAGGCGCTGGCCCGAGCCGGCTTAGCGCCTGTCCGGTTGCGGGCGAAGGAAGGGCTGGCGTTGATCAACGGCACGCAGGTGATGACCGCGATCGGGGCTTTGACGTTTGCGCGTGCCGAACGTTTGGCCAAAATCGCCGACGTGATCGCCGCCATGACTTGCGAGGTGCTGCGGGGGATAGCGGATGCGTATGACGAGGGAATTCAGCAGGTGCGTCCCTATCCGGAGCAGGCGGTGGTGGCGGCCAATCTGCGGGACCTGTTGCACGGATCGCAGTTGACCACGAGACAAGGGGAGCTGCGGGTGCAGGACGCCTATTCATTGCGTTGCATCCCGCAGGTGCACGGGGCGGTTCGCCAGGTGTTAACCTATGTGGCAGACAAATTGGCGGTCGAGATCAATGCCGCCACCGACAACCCGCTGATTTTCCTGGAGACCGGCCGGGTCATATCAGGCGGCAATTTTCACGGGCAGCCGATCGCGTTTGCCATGGATTTTCTGAAAATCGGCCTCAGCGAGCTGGCCAACATCTCGGAACGTCGCCTCGAGCGGATGGTCAACGGGCAGCTTTCCGGCGGGCTGCCGCCGTTTCTGTCGCGGCGGCCGGGACTGGAGTCGGGAATGATGATCGCCCAGTATGTGGCTGCCTCGCTGGTCTCGGAAAACAAAGTGTTGTGCCACCCGTCCAGCGTCGATTCGATCCCGTCCTCGGCCAATCAGGAGGATCATGTCAGCATGGGTACCAACGCCGCGCAGCATGCGGCGCAGGTGGTGGAAAATGCGGCCCGCGTGCTGGCGATCGAGCTGATCGCCGCTTGCGAGGCTGCGGAGCACCAAGGGGCGGACCGTCTGGCGCCGGCGACCCGAGTATTGTACGAGGTGGTGCGGGAGACGGTGGAGCCGATTTTGCAGGACCGTTCCCTGACGGCAGATATCGAACGGACGGCGCGGGCGCTGCTGGACGGCAGCTGGTTGCAGCGTGTGCAAACAGCGGTTATGGTGAAGTAAAGAATGTTGAACCGCGGCCCACGCCAGGGCCGTCGGTTCAGGGGGAAGGCGGGGAACAGCAGTGAAGCAGGAGGCGGGGTACCCCGATCTGCGCTGCGGTTACTCGGGAAAGGGAGGAGACGGCGGTGAAGCAGGACGCGCGGCAGGCGGCTTTTTCCCATCTGTTGCTGTCGGGGACGGTGGTGCACGAGGCCGTTTTTGAAGAGATGCAGGAGACCTTGGGGGTGTTTGTCCGGCCCAACGCGGTGCTGGTGGTGTCAGTCGACCGCTATCCCGATCTGGCCCTCGGCAAGCCGTTGAGCTGGCGGATCGACATCGGCCGCCGGGTGGTGGAGAGCGTCCAGCGGGCGCTGCAGGAACCGTTCGTCTGGGTTTGGGTGGCGGAGGGGGTGCTGGCTGTTCTGATCGAGCTTCGCTTGGAACAGCCGATCGCAACCGCCTATCAGCAGGCGACCGATAAAATCGCCCGGCGGATTCAGCGTTACGCCGATCAACAGGCGGTGTCACTGTCGATCGGCATCGGCAGCTATTGCGACAACCCGTATCTGCTGCAATATGCGTACGAGGAAGCGAAAGAATCGATGATCGACCGTTTTTTTCAAGGGAACCGGCTGATTTTTCACTATGAAAGGAAAAACGGGACGCAGCCGCAATGGAATGATCCGCTCCATCCGGAAGAGCGCGCGGAACTGCTCGCCCGCATCCGGATTGGCGATCGGGCTGGAGCGGTCCGCTTGCTGAAATCCATCCTGCAAAAATTGGCGAACGTCTATCGCCGGAATGTCGACATGTTCAAGTCGGAGGTGATCGATCTGGTCACCGGCATCAGCCGGGGAGTGATCGAGGCAGGAGCGGACGCCGCTGCGATTTTATCGGAAAACTCGCGGTTTATTCAGGATCTGTACAGCACGATCCGCTACGACAAATTCGAGCAGAAAGTATGCGACTACGTCTGCCGTCTGGCGGAACAAGTGGAAGATGCCAATCTCTCGCACGTCAGTCCGATCATTCGGCAAGCGATCCGCTACATGCAGGAGCATCTCCAGCGAGCTGTCTCTTTGTGCGAAGTAGCACAATTTTGTTGTGTCAGCGCGTACCATTTCAGCCGCTTGTTCAAAAAAGAGGTGGGCTGCAGTTTCGTCGACTATGCAAACCGGATGCGGCTGCGCAAGGCGTTATATTACCTGGAAGCCACCGATTGCACGATCCAGCAGGTGGCTCACTATGCGGGGTTCCAGGACGCCAATTATTTCAGCCGCATTTTTAAGAGGTACATGCACACCACCCCGACCGAATATCGGAAAGCAAAATTGTGCTAATGGTGGACAAATTCGTCTGGTCAGGAACAAGCGAATCGCGTAGTAGAATTGAGAGGCGAAAGAGTTATCAAAAAATTGAAATATCGCAGAAAAAAGGGGGGCTTCACTTGAAAAATCGTTCGCTTGTTCTCACGGGAATCTTGGGAATTGCCTTGCTCGCTGCCGGTTGCGGCGGCAAGTCGGCAGACACGGCTGCCGGCCAGAATGCAAAGGGAGGAGCCGACACGATCAAAATCGGCTGGTTCGGGCCTTTGACCGGTCCGACGGCGACCGACGGCACCCACAGCCGGGATGCAGCGATGCTGGCGGTGGAGCAGGTCAATGCGGCCGGCGGTATCAACGGCAAGCAAGTGGAGTTGGTGGCGGAAGACGATCAGGGCAAGCCGGAAGAAGCGTTAAAAGCGGTGCAAAAGCTGATCAACAGCGACAAGGTGGTTGCGCTGGTCGGGGGAGCGTACAGCGGACCGACCAAAACGGTCGCACCGAAAGTGCAGGAAGCGAAAGTCCCGATGGTGGTTGCCTATGCGGTGCACCCGGATGCGACCAAAGGCGGGGATTATATCAACCGCGTGATTTATACCGGCCCCATTCAGGGGAAAGCGATGGCAGACTACGCGGTAAACGATTTAAA includes the following:
- a CDS encoding superoxide dismutase; translation: MFPSSAETQWLNHIIYWARHQEKYISNLQRKWADSDALKEQLDEWLRQFSWLRKQAEEQRNAERTGWFYTISPATHALLRQGTDMHAEFIRFLEKHMVRPHFQLVHGQNCHGQTRFAEQHAEAAYRPVPIGEHVLPPLPYEYDALEPHIDEKTMRIHHTKHHKSYVDGLNKAEKEMQKARETGDFNLIRHWEREAAFHGAGHYLHSIFWNNMKPHGGGPATGAIGQEIERTFGSFEKFKRHFTEAADKAEGVGWALLVWSPRSHRAEILQAEKHQLFSQQDQIPLLVLDVWEHAYYLKHQNNRRDYIGAWWNVVNWEDVNRRFEQARTIRWHPF
- a CDS encoding VOC family protein, with translation MFQTHGVNHITIFVRDLDRSLEFYTKILRMKVVRQGGDYAYLESGTTWFCIAQKPSGRQVCDRIGVNHLALTVSAEEFEEAVAHLRENQIPIVRGPVIRGIGKTINFLDPDGLQWEFHTSNLAERMTVIEQMERQNG
- a CDS encoding zinc dependent phospholipase C family protein, coding for MPNIWTHLIFGREVLRTIGRADLAAGETINVFHLGCQGPDFLFYHNFLPWQKDTRLNELGQAIHLRHCGPFLLELVRTVRGRPLQDPAVIYMLGFLTHHVLDRNMHPYIHYKAGYARWNHQRLEVILDTLFAKKYLTVDTSTTPVWRQFYTGRDLPTDVARMLQWAAAKFFPELAGGIREADWVDAYRDMVRAWQIFHDPTGIKRILTCGRIDPFVYKRRIAPLDYLNEAKQVWHHPAALEESRTDSVWELWEQALADGAAVLQAVVECLEQACATGESPSEARLAEAIGNLSYDTGKPCDSGLEPRYANPLF
- a CDS encoding MFS transporter; the encoded protein is MDRKAVRGWVMYDWANSAFVTTMIAAVLPIFYTDVAAKTLDKTTATSYWGYTQSIAMLLVAILSPVLGAVADMAGSKVRFLRFFTYLGVISSLLFVLVDEGDYLLASVLLILGTLGFSGGNTFYDALLTDLVPPEKRDYISAKGYAFGYIGGGILLAVNLAMIQKPAWFLLPDSLTATYVSFASVSVWWFLFSLPLFRHVKDRPVQTGLTVSRYAKAGFSRTWRTLKELAHYPELVKFIVAFWFFNDGINTIITMATIYGREIGIGTGDLIAALLITQFVGIPFTLLFGKLAERLGSKASLYVSLLIYVVIVVLGYFMQTALHFYMLAIMVGFVQGGSQAVARSIYSNLVPVGRSAEFFGFLNISSKFASIFGPFAFALVGQLTSSSRMGIFSLVLFFLAGIALLTRVDLMKGRREALRKPEPNVVSPPPVESAPSDSQPM
- a CDS encoding Cof-type HAD-IIB family hydrolase is translated as MRYKIVFFDVDGTLLNEKKQIPLDAKEAVCKLRERGVEVVIATGRAPFHCRSIAEELGIDSFVSFNGSYVVSKGQPIYQRMIGKATLESLEQFAREWGHPLVFLGSQECYSNCEQHPHVTASFAALQLKVPRYRPDYWRTSDIYQAFLYCEAHEEHPYTRRFSDLSFIRWHRFAMDVLPAGGSKARGVEAMLKHLGLSPSEAVAFGDGVNDKEMLAFVGMGIAMGNADREVKRFAKFVTKHVNEGGIRYGLEQIQLL
- the hutH gene encoding histidine ammonia-lyase translates to MVTVDGSTLQLEDVIKVACAGEKVAISPEAWERVARCRARVEQMVANRETVYGVTTGFGKFADVSISPGDAEQLQANLIRSHACAVGTALPQDVARAIMVLRANALAKGYSGISEATLRLLVDCLNHGVHPVIPEKGSLGASGDLAPLSHLALLLMGEGEAKFQGKRMPAQQALARAGLAPVRLRAKEGLALINGTQVMTAIGALTFARAERLAKIADVIAAMTCEVLRGIADAYDEGIQQVRPYPEQAVVAANLRDLLHGSQLTTRQGELRVQDAYSLRCIPQVHGAVRQVLTYVADKLAVEINAATDNPLIFLETGRVISGGNFHGQPIAFAMDFLKIGLSELANISERRLERMVNGQLSGGLPPFLSRRPGLESGMMIAQYVAASLVSENKVLCHPSSVDSIPSSANQEDHVSMGTNAAQHAAQVVENAARVLAIELIAACEAAEHQGADRLAPATRVLYEVVRETVEPILQDRSLTADIERTARALLDGSWLQRVQTAVMVK
- a CDS encoding helix-turn-helix domain-containing protein gives rise to the protein MKQDARQAAFSHLLLSGTVVHEAVFEEMQETLGVFVRPNAVLVVSVDRYPDLALGKPLSWRIDIGRRVVESVQRALQEPFVWVWVAEGVLAVLIELRLEQPIATAYQQATDKIARRIQRYADQQAVSLSIGIGSYCDNPYLLQYAYEEAKESMIDRFFQGNRLIFHYERKNGTQPQWNDPLHPEERAELLARIRIGDRAGAVRLLKSILQKLANVYRRNVDMFKSEVIDLVTGISRGVIEAGADAAAILSENSRFIQDLYSTIRYDKFEQKVCDYVCRLAEQVEDANLSHVSPIIRQAIRYMQEHLQRAVSLCEVAQFCCVSAYHFSRLFKKEVGCSFVDYANRMRLRKALYYLEATDCTIQQVAHYAGFQDANYFSRIFKRYMHTTPTEYRKAKLC